AGTAGCATAGAGTGCAATTCCAGTTCATGATATATACACTGAAATGAAAGAGAATCAgatgtataaaaattttaaaaaaaacaacataaaaGGCTATAATCATCATTATCATACAAAAGAAGCGCATAAAATTTCTATTGTTCCATGACCAGCATGTATATCATCAAATATCGACACAAATGACATGTGGTGACATAAATAAAGGTGGGGCAAACTTTACGTCATCAAAACCTAACTATGTTGAGAGGATGTCTCTCGAATACAAGTCTCTCAATGCTGCTAGGACAGATTGGGAAAGGGTTCCAATAAAAAATTGACAAACCATTTTCCTGACAAGCCATAAAGGCTCTACTCAGTCGGTCAGTCCACTGTGCACAATAAACCTATCTTGAACTCCTGATTATACATATCTAAAACAATAAAGAAATTCAGCAAGCTCCCTTGTTTATCAGCTCCCCTCTATCTTCATACAACAAGGTTTTGGCATACTATCAACTGCTCACATTATTTACTGTTCCTAATTCCTAGGGTCCTCACCACATTTAAGGTCCCTGAGGAATGGAGAATACTGGTATCCTGATCAATCACAGTATCATATATTACCGAGGAGCACTATGTTATCTTACTTTCCACAGCAAAAGATCATGCCATTTCTGGTTTCTCTGATGGCAAATTGAGTTGCTCCATGGGCATACTTTCATCAAATATACAAGACAGAATCCACAAAAAGAACTTGCTTATAAAACTAGTTGCACTTCTAttgtttttttgaaaagaaaaactagTAGTACTTCGGCAGTACTACTTATAGCAAGCATAAAGCATGGTGTATCTGGAAACCATAAGTTCATTAACTCACTAGGAACtatggaaagaaggaaaaaaaaatccagaaaaCAAAAATCCTGCCCAACAATCATAAGATGTAGCACAAAAATAAATCGACAGGATGCATTTGAACTTCCTCCAGATAATCATGCAATCACTTCATATTTTTATGCTTTTGAGAAGCTTTATCTCATACCAATTGTCAAAATGATCCTCGTATCTTCCTCGAGCCCCCAACTTAATAACAATATCTTATCCCAACGATCCAATCACTGCTAATACTAATCGATGAGCAATTCAAGCTAACAAACCTAGCGATCACTTATAACGCAACAGAACTCAAATATCAGTAAAGTTAAATAAGATGAATATGATCGAAGATTGAATCGCATCGATAAGAGTCCAAAAATCGCAAGGCACCGAAAGAAAAGTAAATCGAATCACCTGAAGCTGCAGATACGCGGATCGATATGGATCGCCTCCGATTGAGATCGGAGGAGAAGCGAAGAGAGGAGCGGAGGGGGAGAGGGGCTCGAGAGCTCCCATGAACACGGCATAGGAGAGCTCCCGAGGTTGGGGAAGCGAGcgccatgagagagagaggggggaagagagaggggaggcGAAATGACGGGAACGGGCTCGATATTTTTTCTGGTCACCCAACTAGGAAcgcctttgtttttttttttggttcagtGGGACCATGAACAACGCTAATGGTTAGATTTCCACCGGTGAGATCTCGACCGTTCAGTTCTGGACGGTCGGGATCAATCGGATTGACATCTGAGCCGTCAGATCAAATTGCTTGCTCAGGGGTTACTACCGTACACATTACTAATGCTTTGGATTATCCGCAGCTATTTATTATTTCCATCACGTGATTCACAAGTACTGCTGTGAAAATTGAGACGAGAATGAAAGGTTTTATTATCATACCTGTGGCGTAAAAGCTAAAATAACTTTTTCTTAATAACCAAACGAGATAAATTTGAACACATGGGAGAATTTGCAACCACCGAGGAAGccaccaaataaaaaaaaaaaaaaaaaaaaaaaaaaaacgagtaTCAGGAAAAATTATACGAGAAGCCGAACATGGGTCTTTgaataccaactaccaaacactttgccacttgctctaagaacGGTCGGTGAGACAGAAATTATTAGAACAAAAATTCTGCGGAGAGtatctataaatattttaaaaaaatggagcCATTCataaaaaagacaaataaaaaaaaaagaaattctataTCCACACGAGAAGTGAAGCAGAGGCTGGGCAACAAGTGAATTTTGCCATGCAATAGCACCagctgcatatatatatatatatatatatatatatatatatatatatatatatatatatattgtctttACACAACAGaaatttcacatatttttttaCAGCGTTATTTGATACATGCAGGCCATAAATGAATTGCAGAAACTAAGGCTGGTCAGTGTAATGCTATGGATTGCAGAATCGAAGGCTGTTCAGTGTAAGGATGCTAAATTTACAAACTTATTCTGACACAAACTGTGTAGTACAACAGATGCCCAAAACACCGTATAAGACCTATAGGAGAAACCGATGACCTTGGATACAATAGCGCATGGATTACTTCGACGGTGTACTCTTTCCATATTTGCTGTTAAAGTCCAACAAAACATGGTATATTGGCTCTTGAGGCGACAGTCGGAATAGTTGACTGACGATGTAGAAGCACGTAGTGATGCTAAAAGAAGAAACATGGAAATAATATTAATACGAAAATATTCTGTTTCAATCTTTTTTCTTCGAAATATTATTTAACGGACACGATTGTCAACTGATCGGGCCAAACAGGTGATGCGAGAAAAGAATGGATATAAAGTAATGATTCAATATAAGTAGTAGTAAGGAGCACAAGGAAAGGAACTTCAACATGTATTAAACATATAAATCATCATTAAGAAAAGTACCTGCCAAAGCAGATCAACAAACAGATCCAAAATAATGCACCTATCCACGTTGACTCCTTGTGAGCAACCCATACCTATAATTACAAGGCGGAAAATGAGtagctttttttgcaaaaaaaaaaaaacaattgaacAGGTGTGCATATAGCTCAACGGGAGGTCACGGCTAAAATGACTACATCCATATGCCAAAGAGCTTTCCTCCACAAAAGGAAGTCACTATACTATTTACAGCCTTCTGCAAATGTAAAAGTATGTTCTTCTTCTGTTAATATAAATGCTAGGTGCTTGTTTAACTCGGCTTCACTCACTGTTCTACATGCAAGAAGTGGAGTAGTAGTTCTGTTTTGGCTTttattctaaaagaaaaaacatctctggatagtttaattttgttcttttaataCGCATAAGTACCAAAACATGATAAGCTGATAGAAAGAGAACATAAAAGTCTAGAGTAATTTTGGTAGTAACAAGAGGGCATATAAGCTGCAAATAGTTTAGTTTTCTAGACAGATTAGACCATCAATAAGcacaataaaatatttgaaaggaAAATGAAAGTTCAGATAAATTAAATACTCTCAAAATTTCCTCATTAATATTTGAGTTGCAACTTCTTGATCTCCATGTTATGCTTGAAATTTTTGACTTAGTTGGGATAATTTGGAATACTGTGTAATGTTTCGGTTAAGAGTAAGTTTGTATTGGTGGGacctttctcttttcttgtcATTGGTGTCTAAAGCTCTAATATCCATCGTCTCTAGCTACTTCATCATTTAATACAAAAATTCTAAATGCTTTTTTACCTGAGATGAAGAAGATTATAAAGGTTATATGTATGACTCTTACCGATATGGCAACAACATTTATATAGAAGTCGATCAGTGTTGCAGCCATCCACCTGAATGCATGTCGACGGTTTGTTTAGCATAAAATATGTGTTATattaagcaaaaaaagaaagagatgtttcatatctaaaaaaaaaggaaaaagaaaaaaagaagagagagagagagagagagagatgttaaAAGACGTGCAACATTTTACGCAACTCATAAAAACCTTCAAGAAACATAATATTCATCCTTGAGGCCAGAGTGAGTTTTATTTTCATTAACTAACAAATCAAGCATGAAAGAGATGCGCTTTTGCCATTTGTACCATTAGCATTCTATTTAATACATTTTGGCTTTGGATTATTTACTTGCAGTGAGCAAAACAAACAGTTTAATGACTGCATTTTCAAGTACACTACACACTACCAGATAAAGAAAACTGAAAAATCTTTAGTTCTTATGTTCTTAAAAACAGTAAAGaatatacaaaaatatagaaaaatacttaCGGTGTCAACAACTCCATCCTAAAAGGAAGTCCATCAGTAATTATCGTGTAAGAGATTACTGCCACCATAAATACCCCTAAAATACTAAAAAGTATTCTCCCAAATACGACAAACGAGAACCTTTTTTGGGTGTGATCATTCCTGAAAGCAGTTTTGCACACATATTATTACATGATATTCAAGATAGTGCAGAAAATATAGACTAGAATAAACACAATATAGTTAAAGAAAATGGTAACAGAGAAGACATTGTGAGGTATTAATTAGAGGATTCATTATAAGTTGATAATAGATATCATACCTCAATAATAACAGATCCAGAGGATCCTGTGCAAGACCTTGAGATGAAACTTCATAGAGTTTCTTGACAATATAAGCACATGTGGCAATACTAAAAAGATAACTAACTATTAGTCAaagaaaaacaattaaaaaaaaagatacaaaagAACAAGTTAACacaataatgaaaaataaataaatagtaaatgaAGAGTGTAAGATGATTATACCTGCCAAAACAAACTAacagaacaatccaaattactGAACTAATCCAGCTTGATTCTTTGTAGATAACCCAAACCtaaattttaatccaaaaaaaaagtatcttGTCATACTGAATCGAGCTTCCATCAAACATACAACCAACAAAAAGTTTGAGGATTAGTTTGTTTTTGGTTGCATATAGATGAGATTAAAGAAAGGATATTCTTTACATTCGAATGGACCCGTTTGGATTGCAAGGCCATGAGAACTTAAAACCTAGTGCAATCCATACTCTGGaatggaatgaaaaaaaaagtatcatgATAAAATTTGGTGGCAACATTTTATATGGCAGGGACTATCAAAATTACAGAATGAGTCTTATTGGCTATAAGACTCATTCTTTAATGTAGGAATTATTTGATGGTTAAATAAATGTGCATTT
This DNA window, taken from Ananas comosus cultivar F153 linkage group 5, ASM154086v1, whole genome shotgun sequence, encodes the following:
- the LOC109709877 gene encoding uncharacterized protein LOC109709877 isoform X2 translates to MSATLVDFYANVVAISVWVIYKESSWISSVIWIVLLVCFGSIATCAYIVKKLYEVSSQGLAQDPLDLLLLRNDHTQKRFSFVVFGRILFSILGVFMVAVISYTIITDGLPFRMELLTPWMAATLIDFYINVVAISVWVAHKESTWIGALFWICLLICFGSITTCFYIVSQLFRLSPQEPIYHVLLDFNSKYGKSTPSK
- the LOC109709877 gene encoding uncharacterized protein LOC109709877 isoform X1; the protein is MAMASSSTLTAYRVLFTALGLFMLATLVYTLVTDGSPFRRELLTPWMSATLVDFYANVVAISVWVIYKESSWISSVIWIVLLVCFGSIATCAYIVKKLYEVSSQGLAQDPLDLLLLRNDHTQKRFSFVVFGRILFSILGVFMVAVISYTIITDGLPFRMELLTPWMAATLIDFYINVVAISVWVAHKESTWIGALFWICLLICFGSITTCFYIVSQLFRLSPQEPIYHVLLDFNSKYGKSTPSK